TCTTTCgacatattagtttttttttagtcAAATGGTCAAATGTTCAATTTCTTTCTGACATTTTtacctaaactttccaaaatagAAGATAAGTAAAGATATAttgaaaataaggaaaatattatACGATTGAAGTTTAATTTGAAATTGTTCATCTTCTACACTAAACAATAgacaaataaacaataaaataaaataaacaatacacAAAGCTCAACATTCTACAAAAACCGATGATCTAATGATACTCCAACATTAAACCCCAAAGCCAAGAAACAAGTTTACAAACATCTGAAACACTAAATGACAAATTCCACCCATTTAACAAGAGAAGTGTCatcttttttacttttccttCAATGGATCTTTCTGAAAGCTCACTTCCTCCCCAACTTCGCTTTCAATCCCTGCACATatcaatcaataaatttataCTCATTCCTATTCTTATCTTGTTCCTAAGGAAAGTTAGACttgtttgaaatgattttttGTACCTCTCCCATAACTCTGAAGATACCAATCACAGATTTTGCGGCTCATCTTTCAATCTAAGTCCCTCGGGATGACTCTTTTACCATCAACTTTAACAAGGGGTATGTGGGAAATCTTAGACCACTCTCGTCCTTTATCGCTTGAGCACTCTTCTTGCAGCAACGGACATctggaaataaataaatatccaaGCGAGAGAAGCACGTCTTTTTCCGGAAGAGATGTTAGCTTGGGACAATTACGGATCACCAATTTTTGAAGAGAGTCTAGGTCTAGAAAGCCCTCGGAGAGCATGAATTCCAGGTTCTCAAATTCTGAAAGGTTGATATGGGTGAGAGAAGGAGGCAGCATCATTCCAATTCCTTCTTCTGGGAACGACACCATGTTTGAGCATCCTCCACCTCCGATGGTCAATTCTTGAAGAGATGTGAGTCTATTTAATCCCCATTCCACAAGTGACCTATAAATCTTGGGTGCGTTTGAGATTGCAAGTGATGTGAGATTGGCAGGGAATCCCCCCAATGGAAATGATATGTCTGCCGAACAGTTGCTCACACTTAATCGTCGAAGGGAGGTTATGCCGGCCATGCACTTAGGAAGGGCTCCAAAATTTCCACAATCAATAACTTCGATATCTCTGAAGCTGGTGCTGGGCAACCCACTTTCTTCAAAAGAAACCAAATTTGAACACGAACCCAAACTAATCTCCTGGAGATGGTTGAGCTTGTCTAGTCCTCGTGGTAGAGATTTAATTCCAGAATATGTAATTTTAATAGATTCAAGACAAGCACTTTCCTCGAACTCCTCGGCTATGTATTCCAACATTGGACATCCCCCAATTCTCAAATATTTAAGCGTTATGGGAAACTTGGTGTTTGAAAATAGGCAACTCAGCTTTAAGCAGTCAGTAATATGGAGCAGTTGAAGCTGATTGCAAATATTTTTGTGCCCCTTCGATGACAAAGACATTAGAGAAAGACACTTATCGATAGACAACTCCTCAAGAAGACAGAGGGTACTACTCATACTCTTATTATCTTCTTTTTCATCAACCAAATACTCCAAATTCCCACAGCATCTAATTCTCAGCTTTTTTAAATTAGGAGGTAAGTTATTCTCTGCAAAAGAAACCAAGCTTCGACAATTATCAATTTCCATCATTGTAAGGAATGTGAGCTCATGTAAGACTTGTGGCAGTCTATTAAGCCTTTCACAGTAATATATCCGCAGAGATTCAACACGTGAAATCTTGTCAGGTTGCAATTCGGCTTCCTTAGTTTCCAATGACTGCAGTTGAGGACACCACCAAACggaaatgaaacgatgtccaacTAAACTAAACCCCTGCTGTGATAGAGATGCCAACTCCTCCCAACCATCAATTTCAAAATGTTCTGAGTTTCCAAACCTCAACATTGTCCTATCTGCTGGAATATTAAACTTTGAAATGTTAGAAAGAGACAAAGTTTGCAAAGAGGAAAGCTCCTTTGCAGGAGAAGAGCAATCATCCACCAGTTCTGCACACCCTTGTATACTGAATTTACACAGTGACGGAAAACTTGATATTGAAACAACCAAACTCATACACCTATGAATTTCAAGTTTTTGCAAGGACGGAAGATTGGTAGGCAACCTTCCCAACAATTGAGGACAGGTTTTGATTGAAAGCTCACGAAGGCTGGGGAGTTTCAAAACCTTCTTGTCTCCTTCACAAGTGTCCCACTCCTTCCAGTTTGGAAGACTCTCAAAAGACAGAATCTCTAATGATGCAAATGGATTCAATTGATTTTCTCCGAAAAGCTCAACACCAATCTTCTGTACTTGATCGAAACCAATAATTGAAAGATCTTTTAACAATGGCAACCTTCCAACTGATGGTAGTGACTTGCAGTTTTTACAATTGCGAAGCTTCAAAGATGACAAATTCTTGAGGGAAGAATCTGCTATCCAAGATGAGAATTTTACACCCCCGTAATTCTCAATGATGAGTTGCTCAAGCTTTTTCGGAGGATGAAGAAAGTCCAACACCCGCTCTTCAACTTCTGTTTTCCTTGTATTATTCTCCAAGTCTGTACCCCATTGTAGTTCTAACCCATCAATCCCTAGCTTCTCATTTAACTTAGCTTCCCTCGCATCTTGACCATTAACATTCTCCAATCCAGAAAGACAAAAATTACCTCTAAGGTTTGACAAATTTTTCAATTCTCTAATAAGACGCCCATCACCTTCCCCTATAACAAAATTAGATAAAGTTTGAAGCTTAGTTAGCTGATCAAATCCGGAGGGCATACTTTCTATTGAATCCGCACCTCTAATATCAAGAAAATGCAAGTTGACAAGGTTTCCGATCTTCGAGGGTAAATTTTTGAGCTCTGAACAATCTCTTAATATTAAAGTCTCCAAATGATAAAGAGCACACAAAGAATCAGGTAAACGATTGATTCGGGTTCCAGAAAAATTTAAGTAGCGTAgatgttttaaattttcaaacaagTCGGGCAAATCATAGATCTCATACCCACCCAAAGAAAGAACCCTTAAGTAGCTAAGTCTTGGCAATAAATCATCCAAGACAACCTTAGTTAAATAGAATACCAGATATCTTAGAGCCATTAAGTGTAAGAAAGTACGTAAAGAAGTCATTTGATTAAATGCCTCGAACTTCTTTACACTGTGATACCAATCATCGATAACATAAGCTGAGTGGCGAGAACGATACGAAAACTTTCGTTGCTTTTCACCCTCCAGTCTGCAAAATATTTCTCCTGCTACTAATTGAGCTAAATCATTCATAAGATCATGCATCACGAAACGGGATTTGTCTTCACTATGTTGCAGGCCCATTTACCCGGTGGCCCGCTACCTAAACCTAACCCGGAGCCCAAAACAAGACCCAACTAGCCAAACCTAGTGCCGCATCCCTCCCTCTGCCGTCTGCCAGGTCCCATCGCCACCCACCGTGCCTAGCCTCATCAACACCTGCAAAATGGCAGAGAAAGTCGGAGCACACAATGGATAATACAAAGAACGCAACTAAAATACTATGTAAAGGGGATATAAAAGAAAAGCAATATctttgtaaacaaaaaacacGGCATTTTCGAattgaaaagaagaaaaggagaTCAAAAAGGTTGACTCCCGTTTTGCTCTGTTCTGGTTTCTTATTCACTTTAGTCTTCATTTATTACTCTTTTTTCTCTGCAACTGTTCAATAAAACAAACGGAACTAAAAGGGAAAGGAAGTACCTTTTGCTTCGACAGGCTAGCGACGGAGCCCCACCCTCGCCGTCGTTGGATTCAAACCGAAAGGGGCATCTCATCCCTCTTCCTTTTGATCTTGTGGCTGAGAAGGCTTAGCCTTCGGGGACGCTTCAAAAAGAGAAGGCAGATGGGCCGTTCTCGCGTAACTCCGGCCACTGGCCTTGGAGGCGGAGACGGTGGCCTGGGTTTAGGGGCTGTGGCAGAGGGAGAGAACCAGAGGGTGTctctgttttttaaaaaaaaacgatgtaggttttagttttttttttttttcctgttATTTTTATAAGACCCGAAAACCCGTCCTTAATGGGTCTAAGATCCGCGCGTTCAGGCTCGGAGGGACTATTTGCACATGCGGTCCCTCCGCTCATGCAATATGGCGCGATCTGGTCccattcaaatttttaaatttggccacTTGCTTTTTATGCGTTTCGATTTAGTCCAGTGCGGAGCACATGCGCATAAGGTTGGGGAAAATTGCTCAATCGATCCCCCTTCTTCTGCGCGCATCGCAAATCGATCTTGTGGCCTTATCTTATTTTGATTTCTCCCCtggtattttgttttgtttttagtttaatcctatcattttatttattattgagtttattattattattattattatcattattattattatttcttcctatttatttttatttattttatttaaacctttggtacgtatatatgtatatgcatatatttgcATGACATACATGCAttattcttataatatatatatacttatatattttcatacattttataacttatgtacatacctatagatctatatacatgttttcattcttataaatatatacatatttatatataatctttatagtttaaaatatactcttttatatatttttaaaatccacatACATACAccttttcaatatattttcaacatgtataaattaacgtatttatttgtatacatatgtatattttcatattttaaaactttaatttgtacatatatatttttcttttactttacaatatatatacacttactttttatacgtatttctttattttcgtattccattagttttatacatctacatatatgtacatgttttttatatatacgtatattaatttattttattaaaatatactttgtatatttcattaattcatgtatacacatattttagctcatgtctatatatatctttttatacttAATTGTGTTTGctacttatttatttcatttttgtcattattttgaatggatgatttaaatttattcgttttttttatatattgtgttattttgtatgttataaatttgatcgttcaaattaattgctattgtttgcatcgtttttatattttcatgttcattatgatcttgctatgcataaataatgtaatttgctttcactatgattttgtgctttatttttactcgatataacaaaatttatttttttcaaaaaataacatttcgtgtttggaaccgagaaaatcgtgccctaacttactgggtttcgtttttctcgataaatctaaatgcacgaatcttttcaagctcaaattttaaatgatcccGGGATCTTAAAAAGAGTCGCGTCCTAACTTGctggtcgtgatctcattttaaatccgagatggctaaaatatcttttaaataagcatttttttattcgcgtatcgggagtttgagacattgtattctaacttactggatatgattctcttcctcgattaacgtgaaatatatttctttttccaaaactttaatgctaggatcgtattttttaattctttcaagttctcaattttcgacatcaagacattagataatcaactaggtaccaatttctgggcgttacgagggtgctaacccttcctcgtacgtaaccgactcccgaacccgtttcctaaatttcgtagaccaaaaccgttgttttaataagatcaaattatttattaaaaacaacctctttccaaggtgacccaatcacaccccaaaaaggattggtggcgactcccgtttttttcgttttcatcaaaacccaagtcgaccccgtttttcatccaaaaatggtgccaacagcttggcgactccactggggataccaaataagagagtcaagccatgagttgattatttcttgtctttttgtcgaaagttgaaaatttggtttaaatatacgatcctctcattgcatttcatttgtttgagttatagtttttatcatgttttgtattctaaattttatatctttctgcattgcattgcatgaccgttggtcacacctttttaagtgggagtgagaaactacgccttcgtgaggttttcacctccgcatgggatagtgaatcgcttccgggatacatccgtacctatgtcttcgtgagattttcatctccgcatggccatagggaaatgtatccccctgaatcgaacttggtccgtatgagcctataatgggtgaggatcgaggaatctgctggttcaggtaccctactttagagccaaaccacatgtaatgagccataggaaccaacctaggtagagctactccaaatttttagtgcttacctaaatgaatgttgtatttatttgtcgcttattttaaatcttattctgtgtttaatgctaatttactttgtttgtgattgcatggcatcttcattctaaaagaggtgtcgatttacatTCAGTTTCTCAGTAGGAAgtttatcatggaaaaggggtttgttgataaagtagaggataatgcggctgtgcgaatatgggctgaagcgacacaacgggagaaaggcgatagtcttccCAAAGGGTacatgtcagaattgtgggattttacccgtatcagtgtaatccagaatgaccttcgagaaatgaaagaagtctgggatcaatgggatgtcgaggccaagcagctgttctattgtaactacggtgacctaccttatctgcttagtgtcaaagtggacaagtatttattccgagcccttgctcagttttggaatcctgcctacagttgtttcacttttgggaaggtagatttgacgcctactgtggaggagtatacgaccttgcttcggtgcccaaagattcaagtcgacaaggcttattccagagctgcttgtgtccctccgttgttaaagaaattaatgaacatcactgggatgagcgagcagtgggtcgctgcccggatccaacagaaaggcgacagtaaatgtgttccttggaaaagtttgcgagatttggtgcttgtacatcctgacttgaagaaaagggtcgatgtcttcgctttaggtatctatggactagtggttttccccaaagctttaggacacatagacgaggctgtatctgatttgtttgatcggcttagtaaaggggtgacaccggttccggcaatacttgctgaaacttttagatccctgaatgcgtgtcgaaaagcgGGGGAGGggaggtttattggatgcgcgcagctcttattggcatggttccatagccacttctggaaggtcgaaaaggtctcctatcgggtattctctgataactactcccctctaggagaattggtggccacgccaagacgggatgatatttcagaaggaaaatggatggagatactccagaatcttcaggatgaagatattgaatggagggctccttggttaattcccgatgagatattgtaccgatgtggagattttgactgggttccgctgctcgggatatggggagctatcggatatgctcctctactcgtatcaagacagtatagatcacgacaattcataccagcaactcaggggttggcttatagtgatttttcctatagggaggacaattacaagaagaaggttcgagaaatatctagtgcctggaaccagactcgtcgaatgaagatcttagccgtgggtccgacaattacccccgagtatggtcagtggcgtgatcaaaggatcaacgacaacatcccggcgtcaaattcagaaactgctcgatctttagaggaacgcttgcaagttttgccttctgagatggaaatcatcaaacaagaatttgaaaaaaggagtttagaactggggaagaagatagaacgaCTAGAGGAAGAGAAAATGCAGCtgggactggatgtggacattcaaagattagaggccgataaattgagaaaaggaaagaacaaagcagaagaagatttagacagcctgaagacagattacaagaagttgcgcaggtcggtaagaactgctggcttgggtaaaacgccagaacagtggcgacaagaaattcaggaggaaaagacgagagctaatcaatgggaaaagaaatttcaggatactcgggctcgagaagtcgccttgggaaagagtctactagtttgccaagatgagaagacggagttgaaggtccggataactgaactagaaagatcgcttcaccagtactgtaatcgtaatgctacggttgaattaagggcgagcttagacaaaattgaagaattaaaaggacaaataggagagctagagaatgcattgcagaATAGTGAAAtacggatagagcttctggaagaaaataatgagcagtggcaaagacaattccatcggtctcaagagcagattagagaaagagattatattatgggagaggcggtggctcaagtgcgcgaagtagctgatcatctgcagactctagcggttcaggctgatctattaagtttgaagtatgagtcagagtcggacaggggccgagaattagcttggcttcttagaaaggttaaggctttgagtgtgagggcaaagccgtatatgtagtctattttatgtaaagaagctctttatctagtaaagttttctaatgaagttgaattagaatcagtgcctctttttctttgcattcttttcatgcattgcatcacatcatatgcattaataaccattaaaaaacctaattgaataaaatcatttcagttaacctggaaaaccaacaaagttacggcacccgagctaaggcaaaaattatggaccaaagattggaaaggctagagcgacttcaaaaagaaatgcaagaccagttgcaggcgcaaatgaaagagcagatagaaaagattcagcgtgacatggtgcaaaagatggaggagtcccaaagtgatctggtggctaagatgacgcaattattgaagggagtagataagggtaaaggtcctgt
The genomic region above belongs to Gossypium hirsutum isolate 1008001.06 chromosome D05, Gossypium_hirsutum_v2.1, whole genome shotgun sequence and contains:
- the LOC107940078 gene encoding putative disease resistance protein At3g14460, whose product is MHDLMNDLAQLVAGEIFCRLEGEKQRKFSYRSRHSAYVIDDWYHSVKKFEAFNQMTSLRTFLHLMALRYLVFYLTKVVLDDLLPRLSYLRVLSLGGYEIYDLPDLFENLKHLRYLNFSGTRINRLPDSLCALYHLETLILRDCSELKNLPSKIGNLVNLHFLDIRGADSIESMPSGFDQLTKLQTLSNFVIGEGDGRLIRELKNLSNLRGNFCLSGLENVNGQDAREAKLNEKLGIDGLELQWGTDLENNTRKTEVEERVLDFLHPPKKLEQLIIENYGGVKFSSWIADSSLKNLSSLKLRNCKNCKSLPSVGRLPLLKDLSIIGFDQVQKIGVELFGENQLNPFASLEILSFESLPNWKEWDTCEGDKKVLKLPSLRELSIKTCPQLLGRLPTNLPSLQKLEIHRCMSLVVSISSFPSLCKFSIQGCAELVDDCSSPAKELSSLQTLSLSNISKFNIPADRTMLRFGNSEHFEIDGWEELASLSQQGFSLVGHRFISVWWCPQLQSLETKEAELQPDKISRVESLRIYYCERLNRLPQVLHELTFLTMMEIDNCRSLVSFAENNLPPNLKKLRIRCCGNLEYLVDEKEDNKSMSSTLCLLEELSIDKCLSLMSLSSKGHKNICNQLQLLHITDCLKLSCLFSNTKFPITLKYLRIGGCPMLEYIAEEFEESACLESIKITYSGIKSLPRGLDKLNHLQEISLGSCSNLVSFEESGLPSTSFRDIEVIDCGNFGALPKCMAGITSLRRLSVSNCSADISFPLGGFPANLTSLAISNAPKIYRSLVEWGLNRLTSLQELTIGGGGCSNMVSFPEEGIGMMLPPSLTHINLSEFENLEFMLSEGFLDLDSLQKLVIRNCPKLTSLPEKDVLLSLGYLFISRCPLLQEECSSDKGREWSKISHIPLVKVDGKRVIPRDLD